The genomic stretch TATCAACGCCGGTTCGGCGTCACCCTGGATCCTGAAAAAGAGGTGGTTACCTTAATCGGCTCCAAGGAAGGCATTGCCCATTTTCCTCTGGCCTTTCTGGACCCAGGGGATCTGGCCCTGGTTTCCAGCCCCGGTTATCCGGTCTATCATATCGGGACCCTTTTTGCCGGTGGTCAATCATACTTTTTACCCCTTTTAAAAGAAAACCGCTTTTTGCCGGATTTGTCCAAAATTCCCAGGGAGGTGGCCGGCCGGTCCAAGATCTTATTCATCAATTATCCCAACAATCCTACGGCGGCCGTGGCCGACAGAAGTTTTTTTGAAGAGGTAGTCCGGTTCGCCCAGGAAAACCGGATCATCGTCTGTCATGATGCCGCCTACTCCGAGATCGCTTTTGACGGCTTTCAACCCATGAGTTTTTTGGAAATCCCCGGGGCCAAGGATGTGGGTATTGAATTCCATTCCCTTTCCAAGACCTATAATATGACCGGGTGGCGCATCGGGTTTGCCGTAGGCAATCCCCAGTTGATCGCCGGGCTAAGTCAGATCAAGAGCAATATCGATTCTGGTGCGGCCCAGGCCATTCAATGGGCCGGTATCGAGGCCCTGGAAGGCCCCCAGGACTGCCTTTCAGAGATAAACGGGATCTATCAAAGGCGAAGAGACTTGATGGTGGCCGGGCTGCAAAAGATCGGCCTGAGAGTCGATCCGCCCAGGGCCACTTTTTATCTCTGGATTGAAAGCCCTAAAGCATATACTTCAACGCAGACCACGGTTCACCTATTGGAACAGACCGGTATTGTAACCACGCCGGGAAACGGCTTTGGAGATCCGGGGGAAGGCTATTTTCGAATTTCCCTGACCGTTCCGGAGGAACGCCTCCAGGAAGCTGTGGAGCGGCTGAACCGGGCGGGTTTTTGATGGCCGGTCATCAGGCCTTTATCGGACTCGGGTCCAACCGGGGGGATAAAAAAAAAATTGTTTGGAGGCCATTTCTTTGCTTCAAGCCCTTCCGGGGCAGGCCATCCTTAAGCGTTCCTCCTGGTATTTAACCGAGCCGGTAGGCCTGGAAGATCCGGAATGGTTTGTCAACGGGGTTGTGTTGTTGGAGACCCCGCTAACTCCGGGGGTCCTTCTGTGCCGGATGTTGGAAATTGAAAAGGCCATGGGCCGGGAACGGACTATTAAATGGGGGCCGAGGGTTATTGATCTGGATTTGCTCTGTTACGACCAGCTTATCCTGAGGGAGCCCCATTTGAACCTTCCCCATCCATTAATGGAAAAAAGAAGGTTTGTTCTGGAGCCGATGGCGGAAATCGCCCCGGATTATATCCATCCGGTTTTACTAAAGACCATGGCCCGGTTAAGGGATGAATGGGCCGGTGAAGGACAGGGTCTTATTAAACTGGTAGGTCGGGAAGAGGGAAATATCGAATAACGAAGGCTGAATTCATTTTTGGGTTTCGCCGAACGACAAACGACGAACGGTATTTTTTATATACAATTATGCTGAGATGGATTATACTATTCCTTGTCGGGTATCTGGTTTATCGGTTACTGCGAAGATTTTTATCTTCGCCGCAATTGCCGAAAAAGAACCCGCCCCAGGAAATACAGGATGAGATGGTCCAGGACCCGGTCTGTAAGGTCTATCTGCCTAAACGCCAGGCCGTAGTCTTTAATGATTCGAAGGGGGAGATGCATTATTTTTGCAGTACCC from Deltaproteobacteria bacterium encodes the following:
- a CDS encoding LL-diaminopimelate aminotransferase, with product MDWIQKADRLKQLPPYLFMEIDRLKAEVQTKGVDIIDLGVGDPDLPTPDHILDRLTQAARDPRNHRYPSYSGMNDFRSSVASWYQRRFGVTLDPEKEVVTLIGSKEGIAHFPLAFLDPGDLALVSSPGYPVYHIGTLFAGGQSYFLPLLKENRFLPDLSKIPREVAGRSKILFINYPNNPTAAVADRSFFEEVVRFAQENRIIVCHDAAYSEIAFDGFQPMSFLEIPGAKDVGIEFHSLSKTYNMTGWRIGFAVGNPQLIAGLSQIKSNIDSGAAQAIQWAGIEALEGPQDCLSEINGIYQRRRDLMVAGLQKIGLRVDPPRATFYLWIESPKAYTSTQTTVHLLEQTGIVTTPGNGFGDPGEGYFRISLTVPEERLQEAVERLNRAGF
- a CDS encoding YHS domain-containing protein; this translates as MVQDPVCKVYLPKRQAVVFNDSKGEMHYFCSTLCRDKYIGKDPL